The Bacteroides acidifaciens genome includes a region encoding these proteins:
- a CDS encoding ABC transporter ATP-binding protein, whose translation MITLNSLSKIYRTDEIETVALENVNLTVERGEFLSIMGPSGCGKSTLLNIMGLLDAPTMGTIEINGIRIQGMKDKELAAFRNKTLGFVFQSFHLISSLNVMDNVELPLLYRRVGNSERKRLAQEVLEKVGLSHRMNHFPTQLSGGQCQRVAIARAIIGNPEIILADEPTGNLDSRMGAEVMELLHRLNKEDGRTIVMVTHNEEQAKQTSRTIRFFDGRQVR comes from the coding sequence ATGATAACACTGAACTCTCTTTCAAAAATTTACCGTACGGACGAGATTGAAACGGTAGCGTTGGAAAATGTGAATCTGACGGTAGAGCGTGGCGAATTTCTGAGTATAATGGGACCTTCAGGATGTGGAAAATCTACTTTGCTGAATATAATGGGACTGCTCGACGCGCCTACAATGGGGACGATAGAAATAAATGGAATCCGCATCCAAGGGATGAAGGACAAGGAACTGGCAGCTTTCCGTAACAAGACACTTGGTTTCGTTTTTCAGTCTTTCCATCTGATAAGTTCGCTGAATGTAATGGATAATGTGGAACTGCCGCTGCTCTATCGCCGTGTCGGTAACAGCGAACGCAAACGGTTGGCACAGGAAGTGCTGGAGAAGGTGGGACTAAGCCACCGCATGAATCATTTCCCCACACAGCTTTCCGGTGGTCAGTGCCAGCGCGTAGCTATTGCCCGTGCCATCATCGGTAATCCGGAAATAATTCTTGCTGATGAGCCGACAGGTAATCTGGACTCCAGAATGGGAGCCGAAGTCATGGAACTTCTCCATCGTCTGAACAAAGAAGACGGGCGTACCATCGTAATGGTGACTCATAATGAAGAACAGGCGAAGCAGACATCCCGTACCATCCGTTTCTTTGACGGACGGCAGGTGCGATAA
- a CDS encoding ABC transporter permease, with protein sequence MIKLYFKQAFQLLKENKLLSFISIIGTALAIAMIMVIVITLRATIAPFAPETHRDRMLVFRYAGLQNKSNVNWQSNGSIGYNTAKACFKEMTVPEAVSITNSFRETMLAAKPAGEMESCSVLQTDDAFWKVFEFDFLSGKPYDNADFDAGAAKAVISEDMARRLFGTSEVVGKTFLLNHSAYLISGVVRPVSKLARYAYAQVWIPLSSTNAFTATWGYENIMGMVSVFILAKSEKDFPAIRNEADRLRTVFMAGHPNFDLLYRGQPDTYFVASQRYSANNPPAVKQAVRQYIITLLVFLIVPAVNLSGLTLSRMRKRLSEIGVRKAFGAPRRELMMQVLSENMLYSLFGGIFGLLLSYIAAFLLGGMLFSVDFVSDGVNDLRTMCVDLLFDPVVFLLAFLACFLLNLLSAAIPAWRITRTNIVDAINER encoded by the coding sequence ATGATAAAACTCTACTTCAAGCAGGCATTCCAACTGCTGAAAGAAAATAAACTGCTTTCTTTTATCTCTATCATCGGCACGGCATTGGCTATTGCCATGATAATGGTGATTGTAATCACTTTGCGTGCGACCATTGCTCCTTTTGCACCGGAGACTCATCGTGACCGCATGCTTGTCTTCCGTTATGCCGGGCTCCAGAATAAATCAAACGTAAACTGGCAGAGCAACGGCTCTATCGGATATAACACGGCAAAGGCCTGTTTCAAAGAGATGACCGTGCCCGAAGCGGTGTCCATCACCAATTCTTTCCGGGAAACGATGTTGGCAGCCAAACCGGCAGGCGAAATGGAAAGTTGCAGCGTACTGCAAACGGATGATGCTTTTTGGAAAGTATTTGAATTTGATTTTCTCTCCGGTAAGCCGTATGATAATGCCGATTTTGATGCCGGAGCAGCGAAAGCCGTTATATCCGAAGATATGGCGCGTCGGTTGTTCGGAACGTCGGAAGTCGTAGGAAAGACGTTCTTGCTGAATCATTCTGCTTACTTGATAAGCGGAGTAGTGCGCCCGGTATCCAAATTGGCACGATACGCTTATGCGCAAGTCTGGATTCCTTTAAGTTCGACGAATGCTTTCACCGCAACTTGGGGATATGAAAATATCATGGGAATGGTTTCTGTTTTCATATTAGCTAAATCAGAAAAAGACTTTCCGGCTATTCGCAATGAAGCAGACCGCCTGAGGACAGTATTTATGGCAGGGCATCCTAATTTCGATTTGCTCTATCGCGGACAACCCGACACGTATTTCGTTGCTTCACAACGATATTCCGCCAATAATCCCCCGGCAGTGAAACAAGCCGTCCGGCAATATATAATAACATTACTTGTATTTCTGATTGTTCCTGCGGTCAACCTGTCCGGCCTCACTTTATCACGTATGCGCAAACGTCTCTCCGAAATAGGAGTGCGGAAAGCCTTCGGTGCCCCAAGAAGAGAATTAATGATGCAGGTACTTTCCGAAAACATGCTTTATTCGCTTTTTGGTGGTATCTTCGGATTATTATTGAGCTACATTGCCGCTTTCCTTCTCGGGGGAATGTTGTTCTCCGTAGACTTCGTATCCGATGGGGTGAACGATTTGCGGACGATGTGCGTCGACCTCTTGTTTGACCCTGTCGTATTCCTGTTGGCATTCCTAGCCTGCTTCCTGCTCAACTTGCTCAGTGCGGCTATTCCGGCATGGAGAATCACCCGTACCAATATTGTAGATGCCATAAATGAGAGATAA
- a CDS encoding efflux RND transporter periplasmic adaptor subunit, whose protein sequence is MDREIPKEVRQKERNKKIIRYSLIGVAGIIVVSVLISLMRAGVEEKDLVISTIDKGVIEVSVSASGKVVPAFEEIINSPINSRILEIYKKGGDSVDIGTPILKLDLQSTETQYQKLLDEEKMRQYKLDQLRVNNQTKLSDMAMQIKVSAMKLSRMKVELRNEHYLDSLGAGTTDKVRQAELSYNVAQLEYEQLQQQYKNEQEVAAAELKVQELDFNIFRKSLAEMKRTFEDAQIRSPRKAILTYINNQIGAQISQGEQVAVISDLSHFKVEGEIADTYGDRVSAGGKAVVKIGSDKLEGTVSSVTPLSKNGVISFSVQLNEDNHHRLRSGLKTDVYVMNAMKEDVMRIANGSYYVGRGEYELFVCDSDSELVKRKVQLGDSNFEYVEVISGLQPGDKVVVNDMSAYKNKNKLKIK, encoded by the coding sequence ATGGACAGAGAAATTCCAAAAGAAGTTCGTCAGAAAGAACGCAATAAGAAAATCATTCGTTACTCGCTCATTGGAGTGGCGGGAATTATTGTTGTCAGCGTACTCATTTCTTTGATGAGGGCGGGAGTAGAAGAAAAAGACCTTGTTATCTCTACTATTGACAAAGGAGTGATTGAAGTCAGTGTCAGCGCGTCGGGAAAGGTAGTCCCTGCTTTTGAAGAGATTATCAATTCACCTATTAACTCCCGTATCCTCGAAATCTATAAAAAAGGGGGCGATAGCGTAGACATCGGCACTCCGATTCTGAAACTCGACCTTCAAAGTACGGAAACGCAATATCAGAAACTTCTGGACGAAGAGAAAATGCGCCAGTATAAGCTCGACCAGCTCCGTGTCAACAATCAGACCAAGCTCTCCGATATGGCAATGCAGATTAAAGTTTCCGCCATGAAACTGAGCCGGATGAAAGTGGAACTAAGAAACGAGCACTACCTGGACAGTCTCGGAGCAGGAACGACGGATAAAGTCCGTCAGGCGGAACTAAGCTACAATGTCGCCCAGCTTGAGTATGAGCAACTCCAACAGCAATATAAAAATGAACAGGAAGTAGCCGCCGCCGAACTGAAAGTGCAGGAGCTTGATTTCAATATCTTCCGCAAGAGTCTGGCGGAAATGAAACGTACCTTTGAAGACGCGCAAATCCGCTCTCCCCGCAAAGCAATCCTTACCTATATTAATAATCAGATTGGCGCACAGATTTCGCAAGGAGAGCAGGTGGCTGTTATCTCCGATTTAAGTCACTTTAAGGTAGAAGGCGAAATTGCCGATACCTATGGCGACCGTGTGTCGGCAGGTGGAAAGGCGGTTGTGAAGATAGGCAGTGACAAACTGGAAGGAACCGTCAGCAGTGTGACGCCCCTTTCAAAGAATGGAGTCATCTCTTTCAGCGTACAGCTGAACGAAGACAATCATCACCGTCTGCGTTCGGGCTTGAAGACAGATGTCTATGTGATGAACGCTATGAAAGAAGATGTGATGCGCATTGCCAATGGCTCTTATTATGTGGGACGCGGCGAATATGAACTGTTTGTCTGCGACTCGGACAGCGAACTGGTAAAACGTAAAGTACAATTGGGAGATTCCAATTTTGAATATGTAGAAGTAATAAGTGGTTTGCAACCGGGTGATAAAGTGGTTGTCAACGACATGAGTGCATATAAGAACAAGAATAAATTGAAGATTAAATAA
- a CDS encoding ABC transporter permease, which yields MQLLKQIWNERRSNGWLWTELLLVFVVLWYVVDWTYVTARTYYEPVGFDITDTYYLELSLKNNKSNSYIPKDKKNTTLGQDITELVNRLQRLPEVEAVSISNNARPYIGSNSGSILRVDTVVRNPLRRTMTPEFFQVFRYQSADGRGYEPLVQALKNGNVVVSGNFWPDDYKGDRTLLGKEMVNVDDSTQVHKIGAVSAKVRYNDFWPNYSDIYIANAFTEKQMAELDDDFYPSSLEVCLRVKPGTSKDFPEHLMNLSASQLSVGNLFILKVHDYENIRNDFQQGNYNQVQVRFWMMGFLLLNILLGIVGTFWFRTQHRRSELALRVAVGSSRMQLWGRLNKEGLLLLTLAALPAAVICYNIGYLDLTGGYMEWGITRFLITFVVTYFLMAVMILAGIWFPARQAIRIQPAEALREE from the coding sequence ATGCAGCTATTAAAACAAATATGGAACGAACGCCGGTCGAACGGATGGTTGTGGACAGAGTTATTACTTGTTTTTGTTGTCCTGTGGTATGTAGTCGACTGGACATATGTGACCGCCCGTACCTATTATGAACCGGTAGGGTTTGATATTACCGATACCTACTATCTGGAGCTTAGCCTGAAAAATAACAAGAGCAACTCCTATATCCCTAAAGATAAAAAGAATACCACGTTGGGGCAGGACATTACTGAACTGGTAAACCGTCTTCAACGATTGCCGGAAGTGGAAGCAGTTTCCATATCCAATAATGCACGTCCTTATATCGGAAGTAATTCCGGTAGTATATTGCGTGTTGATACCGTAGTCCGTAATCCCTTGCGGCGTACGATGACTCCTGAGTTTTTTCAGGTATTCCGTTACCAAAGCGCAGATGGTCGTGGTTATGAACCGTTGGTACAGGCTTTGAAAAACGGGAATGTGGTAGTTAGTGGGAATTTTTGGCCGGATGATTATAAGGGTGACCGCACATTATTGGGCAAGGAAATGGTGAATGTGGATGATTCTACCCAAGTGCACAAGATAGGAGCTGTATCGGCAAAAGTTCGCTACAATGATTTTTGGCCTAATTATAGCGATATTTATATAGCTAATGCTTTCACTGAAAAGCAAATGGCTGAGCTTGATGATGACTTTTATCCTTCCAGCCTGGAAGTTTGCTTGCGGGTGAAGCCGGGTACTAGTAAAGACTTTCCGGAACATTTGATGAATCTGTCAGCCAGCCAGTTGAGTGTTGGTAATCTGTTCATTCTGAAAGTACATGATTATGAAAATATACGGAATGACTTTCAACAGGGTAATTACAATCAGGTACAGGTTCGTTTCTGGATGATGGGCTTTCTGTTGCTGAATATCCTGTTGGGGATTGTCGGTACATTCTGGTTCCGCACGCAACATCGCCGTTCCGAATTGGCTCTTCGTGTGGCGGTCGGCTCAAGCCGGATGCAACTTTGGGGGCGACTGAACAAAGAAGGACTGTTACTGCTTACTTTGGCGGCTTTGCCTGCTGCCGTGATTTGCTATAACATAGGCTACCTGGATTTAACTGGCGGATATATGGAATGGGGAATTACCCGTTTCCTTATAACGTTTGTCGTAACTTATTTCCTGATGGCTGTGATGATACTGGCCGGTATTTGGTTTCCTGCCCGTCAGGCAATCCGCATACAGCCGGCAGAAGCATTGCGCGAGGAATAA
- a CDS encoding ABC transporter substrate binding protein: MNRRYYCLFVVLFLAVLVQAVASESTFNILFIQSYTSQTPWHSDLNQGLVKGFRESGVKVNITTEYLDADFWAFNSEKVIMRRFCERARERRTDLIVTASDEAFYTLFACGDSLPLQVPVVFFGIKYPDAKLLAAHPNVCGFTTNPDFDVILRHAQKIFPQRKDVVCVIDNSFLSNKGCDDFEEGWEIFQQDNPDYSMKIYNTQNHTTSHIIAAICYPSNSYGRIVIAPKWSPFLSFVGKNSKAPVFSTQTVGLTNGVFCAYDSDAYASAFMAGQRASQVLKGTSPLSIGVTQAEQGFIYDYKQLEFFHVDPDKATAAGGIIVNEPYWEKYKFLFILLYPSILALLIASIVWLMRANRRESKRRIQVQTRLLVQNKLVEQRNEFDNVFHSIRDGVITYDTDLHIHFTNRSLLRMLHLPYESGGRFYEGMVAGSIFNIYHEGQNILHKMLKQVARTGESVQIPQGSFMKEVYSENYFPVSGEIVPIYSKGGITGMALSARNISDEEMQKRFFDMALDESSIYPWQFDMKTNCFIFPQGFLVRMGYDESVTTITREEMNCTIHPDDLKEIVPQFDKALTGENKNPRLSFRQRNVNGEYEWWEYRSSAIGGLTQDSLYGILGVCQSIQRYKTAEQEMREARDKALQADKLKSAFLANMSHEIRTPLNAIVGFSDLLSDTSGFTEEEIAQFIATINKNCGLLLTLINDILDLSRIESGTMEFMFADHNLPLLLKTVHDSQRLNMPSGVELVLRMPESDKKYLKTDNVRLQQVVNNLINNAAKFTSSGFITFGYEEDEVPGYTRIFVEDTGVGISEEGIRHIFERFYKVDNFTQGAGLGLSICQTIIERLKGSISVTSEVGKGTRFTVRLPNHYE, from the coding sequence ATGAATAGACGATATTACTGTTTGTTTGTAGTTCTCTTTTTAGCTGTCCTCGTTCAGGCGGTAGCTTCGGAAAGTACATTCAATATACTCTTCATCCAGTCATATACTTCTCAGACTCCTTGGCACAGTGACCTTAATCAAGGTTTGGTGAAAGGATTCAGAGAGAGCGGGGTGAAGGTGAATATTACGACAGAATATCTGGACGCTGACTTCTGGGCATTCAATTCGGAGAAAGTAATCATGCGTCGTTTTTGCGAACGTGCCCGTGAGCGTCGGACGGACTTGATTGTAACGGCGAGCGATGAGGCTTTCTATACACTCTTCGCATGCGGAGACTCGCTGCCATTGCAGGTTCCGGTTGTCTTTTTCGGTATCAAGTATCCTGACGCAAAACTGCTTGCAGCTCACCCCAATGTCTGCGGATTCACGACCAATCCCGATTTTGATGTCATTCTGCGTCATGCGCAAAAGATATTTCCCCAGCGAAAAGATGTTGTTTGCGTGATAGATAATAGTTTTCTGAGTAACAAAGGTTGCGATGACTTTGAAGAAGGGTGGGAAATCTTCCAACAGGATAACCCGGATTATAGCATGAAAATTTATAATACTCAGAATCATACCACCAGTCACATTATTGCGGCAATTTGTTATCCGAGCAATAGCTACGGGCGCATTGTGATTGCTCCCAAATGGTCGCCTTTCCTTTCGTTCGTAGGCAAAAACTCCAAAGCTCCGGTGTTCTCAACCCAGACTGTGGGACTGACCAACGGTGTCTTCTGCGCCTATGACAGCGATGCCTATGCTTCTGCGTTTATGGCAGGTCAAAGAGCTTCACAGGTATTGAAAGGGACTTCTCCACTGAGTATCGGAGTGACACAAGCCGAACAGGGATTTATATACGACTACAAGCAACTGGAATTTTTCCATGTTGACCCCGATAAAGCGACAGCTGCTGGCGGAATCATTGTCAACGAACCCTATTGGGAGAAATACAAATTCCTCTTCATCCTTCTCTATCCGTCCATCCTGGCCTTATTGATAGCATCTATCGTATGGCTGATGCGTGCCAACCGTCGCGAATCCAAACGACGGATACAAGTCCAGACCCGCCTGCTCGTACAGAACAAACTGGTAGAACAGCGCAATGAGTTTGACAATGTTTTCCACTCCATCCGCGATGGCGTGATAACGTATGATACAGACCTACATATCCATTTCACGAACCGTTCTTTGTTGAGGATGCTCCATCTGCCGTATGAGTCGGGCGGACGTTTTTATGAAGGGATGGTGGCAGGCAGTATTTTCAATATCTATCATGAAGGGCAAAATATTCTTCATAAAATGCTGAAACAGGTAGCCCGTACGGGAGAGAGCGTACAGATACCACAAGGCTCTTTTATGAAAGAAGTGTACAGTGAGAATTACTTCCCGGTATCCGGAGAAATCGTTCCGATTTATTCGAAAGGGGGAATTACGGGCATGGCTCTTTCCGCACGTAACATCTCGGATGAAGAAATGCAGAAACGTTTCTTTGATATGGCACTGGATGAAAGTTCCATATACCCGTGGCAGTTTGATATGAAAACCAATTGCTTTATTTTCCCGCAAGGTTTCCTTGTGCGGATGGGATATGACGAATCAGTCACTACCATCACCCGTGAAGAGATGAACTGTACGATTCATCCGGACGATTTGAAGGAAATCGTTCCTCAATTTGACAAGGCATTGACAGGAGAGAATAAGAATCCCCGTCTGAGTTTCCGCCAACGCAATGTGAATGGTGAATATGAGTGGTGGGAATACCGTTCTTCAGCTATCGGCGGTCTGACACAGGATTCACTGTACGGCATATTGGGTGTGTGTCAAAGCATCCAGCGATATAAGACAGCCGAACAGGAAATGAGGGAAGCGCGCGATAAAGCTCTCCAGGCAGATAAACTGAAATCTGCTTTCCTCGCCAATATGAGCCACGAGATTCGTACTCCGTTGAATGCCATTGTAGGCTTCTCCGACTTGTTGAGTGATACAAGCGGCTTCACGGAAGAAGAAATTGCCCAGTTTATAGCGACTATTAACAAGAACTGTGGCCTGTTGCTGACATTGATAAACGACATTCTTGATTTGTCCCGTATCGAGTCCGGCACGATGGAATTCATGTTTGCAGACCATAACCTGCCTTTACTTTTAAAGACCGTCCACGATTCGCAAAGGCTGAACATGCCGTCGGGCGTAGAACTGGTATTGCGTATGCCCGAAAGCGACAAGAAATATCTGAAAACAGATAATGTCCGCTTGCAGCAGGTAGTCAATAACCTGATTAATAACGCTGCCAAGTTTACGAGTAGCGGGTTTATCACTTTCGGCTATGAAGAAGATGAAGTCCCCGGATATACCCGTATTTTTGTAGAAGATACAGGTGTCGGCATTTCAGAAGAGGGCATCCGGCATATTTTCGAACGGTTCTATAAAGTCGATAACTTCACGCAAGGAGCCGGACTGGGGTTGAGTATCTGCCAAACTATCATCGAACGTCTGAAAGGTTCCATCTCCGTGACTTCCGAGGTAGGTAAAGGTACTCGTTTCACCGTACGCCTTCCCAACCATTACGAATAA
- a CDS encoding sigma-54-dependent transcriptional regulator, with product MILIIDDDSAVRSSLSFMLKRAGYEAQAVPSPQEAMDVVRSVTPDLILMDMNFTLSTTGEEGLTLLKQVKIFRPETPVILMTAWGSIQLAVQGMQAGAFDFITKPWNNAALLQRIETALELSTTSKETTQEQSDSFDRSHIIGRSQGLTDVLNTIARIANTNASVLITGESGTGKELIAEAIHINSQRAKHPFVKVNLGGISQSLFESEMFGHKKGAFTDASADRIGRFEMANKGTIFLDEIGDLDPSCQVKLLRVLQDQTFEVLGDSRPRKTDIRVVSATNADLRKMVSERSFREDLFYRINLITVKLPALRERREDIPLLARHFADRQAAINGLPHTDFSADAMQFLSRLPFPGNIRELKNLVERTILVSGKPLLDASDFDAQYIRHDDARAVEGASLAGMTLDEIERQTILQALERYKGNLSQVATALGISRAALYRRLEKYNITV from the coding sequence ATGATTCTGATAATTGACGATGACAGCGCAGTGCGCTCTTCCCTCAGCTTCATGCTGAAGCGGGCAGGGTATGAGGCACAGGCAGTTCCCTCTCCCCAGGAAGCCATGGATGTGGTGCGTTCCGTAACTCCTGACTTAATCTTGATGGATATGAATTTCACCCTTTCCACAACGGGCGAAGAAGGTCTGACTTTGCTCAAGCAAGTAAAGATATTCCGTCCCGAAACTCCGGTTATATTGATGACCGCTTGGGGAAGTATCCAACTTGCCGTGCAGGGAATGCAGGCAGGTGCTTTCGACTTCATCACAAAACCCTGGAACAACGCCGCCCTGTTGCAACGAATCGAAACCGCCTTGGAACTCTCAACGACTTCTAAAGAAACTACACAGGAACAAAGCGACTCCTTCGACCGCAGCCATATCATCGGACGCAGCCAAGGTCTGACGGACGTATTGAATACCATCGCCCGTATCGCAAATACCAACGCTTCCGTGCTAATCACGGGCGAGAGCGGGACAGGCAAAGAACTAATAGCCGAAGCCATCCATATCAACAGCCAGCGTGCGAAGCACCCGTTTGTAAAAGTCAATTTGGGCGGTATTTCCCAAAGCCTGTTCGAGAGTGAAATGTTCGGGCATAAGAAAGGAGCTTTCACTGATGCTTCCGCCGACCGTATCGGACGTTTCGAAATGGCGAACAAAGGAACTATCTTCTTGGATGAAATCGGTGACCTCGACCCTTCCTGCCAGGTGAAACTGTTGCGTGTATTGCAAGACCAGACTTTCGAGGTTCTCGGCGACAGCCGTCCCCGCAAGACCGACATCCGTGTAGTCTCCGCCACCAATGCCGACCTGCGCAAGATGGTGAGCGAACGCTCTTTCCGCGAAGACCTGTTCTACCGCATCAACCTGATAACTGTAAAACTGCCCGCCTTGCGCGAACGCCGCGAAGACATCCCGCTGCTGGCACGTCATTTTGCCGACCGTCAGGCTGCAATCAACGGATTACCTCACACGGACTTCTCTGCCGACGCCATGCAATTCCTGAGCCGTTTGCCTTTCCCCGGAAATATCCGTGAACTGAAGAATTTGGTAGAAAGAACCATACTGGTAAGTGGCAAACCACTTCTCGACGCTTCCGACTTCGACGCCCAATACATTCGCCACGACGATGCAAGAGCAGTCGAAGGCGCATCCCTGGCAGGTATGACATTGGATGAGATAGAACGGCAGACCATCCTTCAAGCACTGGAACGTTACAAAGGAAATTTGAGTCAGGTAGCTACGGCATTGGGTATCAGCCGTGCCGCCCTCTACCGCCGTCTCGAAAAATATAATATTACTGTATAG
- a CDS encoding TolC family protein, whose product MKKKSILVALAAVCLPLALSAQKEGQKEREITLNEAIAMARSQSVDAAVALNELKTAYWEYRTFRADLLPEVNLTGTLPNYNKSYSSYQNSNGSYSFVRNSALGLSGELSIDQNIWLTGGKLSLTSSLNYMKQLGSGGDRQFMSVPVTLKLTQPIFGVNNIKWDRRIEPVRYAEAKAAFITATEEVTMRAITYYFNLLLARENQGTAQQNRKNADHLYEVALAKRKMGQISENELLQLKLSALNAKAALTEAESDLNAKMFQLRAFLGVGEDEILRPVIPEAVDGSKMEYNRVLNKALERNSFAQNIRRRQLEADYEVATARGNLRSVDLFASIGYTGENRNFPTVYKNLQDNQIVQVGVKIPILDWGKRRGKVRVAKSNRDVVLSKIRQEQINFNQDIFLLVEHFNNQAQQLTIAKEADAIAQQRYKTSIETFLIGKINTLDLNDAQNSKDQARQKHISELYYYWYYFYQIRSLTLWDFRTNTELEADFDEIIRQ is encoded by the coding sequence ATGAAAAAGAAAAGTATATTAGTAGCTCTTGCCGCAGTTTGCCTTCCATTGGCATTGTCGGCTCAGAAAGAAGGACAGAAAGAAAGGGAGATAACCTTAAATGAAGCTATCGCAATGGCACGTTCGCAATCCGTTGATGCAGCCGTTGCACTGAATGAACTGAAAACCGCCTATTGGGAGTACCGTACCTTCCGTGCCGACCTTCTGCCGGAAGTCAATCTCACCGGCACTTTGCCCAATTACAATAAATCATACAGTTCTTATCAGAATTCCAATGGTTCCTACAGCTTCGTCCGCAACAGTGCACTGGGGCTTTCCGGCGAACTTTCCATCGACCAGAACATTTGGCTGACCGGCGGTAAACTCTCTCTGACTTCCTCTCTCAACTATATGAAACAACTCGGTTCCGGTGGTGACCGCCAGTTTATGTCCGTCCCCGTAACCTTGAAACTTACACAACCCATCTTTGGAGTGAACAACATCAAGTGGGACAGGCGCATCGAACCGGTGCGCTATGCGGAAGCGAAAGCGGCTTTTATCACCGCTACTGAAGAAGTGACGATGCGCGCCATTACCTATTACTTCAATCTCCTGCTGGCAAGAGAAAACCAGGGCACCGCCCAACAGAACCGGAAAAACGCCGACCACCTCTACGAAGTAGCCCTTGCCAAACGGAAGATGGGGCAGATTTCCGAAAACGAACTCCTGCAACTCAAACTTTCCGCCCTGAACGCGAAAGCGGCCTTGACGGAAGCGGAGAGCGACTTGAATGCCAAGATGTTCCAGCTCCGTGCCTTCCTGGGAGTAGGAGAGGATGAGATACTCCGTCCTGTCATTCCCGAAGCCGTAGACGGCTCAAAGATGGAATATAATAGGGTATTGAACAAAGCGCTCGAACGTAACTCATTCGCGCAGAATATCCGTCGCCGCCAGTTGGAAGCCGATTATGAAGTGGCTACGGCACGGGGCAACTTGCGTAGCGTCGACCTCTTTGCCAGCATAGGATATACCGGAGAAAACCGTAATTTCCCCACCGTCTATAAAAACTTGCAAGATAACCAGATAGTACAGGTAGGCGTCAAAATACCTATCCTGGATTGGGGAAAACGCCGTGGCAAGGTTCGTGTAGCCAAAAGCAACCGTGATGTGGTACTTTCAAAGATTCGCCAAGAACAGATTAATTTCAATCAGGATATTTTCCTGCTGGTGGAACATTTCAACAATCAGGCACAACAGTTGACTATCGCCAAAGAAGCCGACGCTATCGCCCAGCAACGTTACAAGACCAGTATCGAAACTTTCCTGATAGGCAAGATTAATACCCTCGACCTAAACGACGCTCAGAACTCAAAAGACCAGGCAAGACAAAAACATATTTCCGAACTTTATTATTATTGGTATTATTTCTACCAAATCCGCAGCCTGACGCTTTGGGATTTCCGTACCAACACCGAACTGGAAGCTGATTTTGATGAAATTATCCGGCAATAA